In Candidatus Eremiobacteraceae bacterium, the sequence ACGTCGCGCTTCTACAACCTGCACGACTACTTCTACGAATGGGGCGAACCGTTGAGCTCTAACGATGTGGCCGGATATACCGGCACGGTCACGGTTTTCCTCAACGGCGTGCAGCAATCGATCGATCCGCGAACGATACAATTCAGCCCATATCTGCAGATCACGCTTGAGGTCGGCTCGCCCGTCGTGACGCCGCCGACATACATCTTCCCGCCGAACTACAAGTAGCCGGCGGCCGTCAGCCACGAGCTGACGCCTTCGGCGACCACCTCGCGCTCGACGTCGTGCAGACGTTCGAGCGCTTTGTTTTCATCATCGCCCGGCAACAGCGGGCAGGTGCGGCGCGCCAGCACAGGCCCTCGATCGACGTCGGCCGTGATCTGGATCAGGGTTGCGCCCGTCATGCGAGCGCCGAAGGCCAACGCATCGCGCAGGGCGTGTGCGCCGCGAAAAACGGGAGTCACGCTTCCGTCTGGCAGCGCGACGTCGTCGGCGAGCGGGTCGTCGGGAAGAAACGCCGGATGAAGGTTGAGAATGCCTGAAAAACCGGCGTTGACGAACGACGCATCGAGGACATGCATCCAGCCGAGCAAGAGCACAAGCTCGATGCGGTGCGCCCGCGCGTCCGCCGCTAGGCGTGCGCCGTATGCCGCGCGCGATTCGGCATGCCGGTCGAACGGGGCGATGAGCACGGGAATGCCGGCGCGCGACGCGCGCTCAATCGCAAACGCATCGCGCGCCGTCGAGACCACGAGCCGGATGTCGAGGGGCAACGCTTCCTTCGCCGCCAGGTCGATCACGTGTTGCAGATTGGTGCCTGCACCCGAGACGAAGATCGCGGTCGGGATTTTTCGCCCGCGACGCGAGGCGGCGGACTCGTTCACGCGATGATGACGGCCGGTCCGCAAGCGTGCCGTGGTTCGATCTCACCGACGACCGATGCCGTGGCGCCCGCCGCATCCATGACCGGGTGGTCTTTCAACGCGGCGCGCGCCGCCGCAAGCGCCGCAGCCTTGTCGGCGGCGGCGACAACCATGCAGAATCCAACGCCCATGTTCAGGGTGCGATGCGCATCTTCCATTGAAAGTTCGGCGGCTTCCGCGATCATCGCGACGATAGCCGGTAGGGACCAAGCACTGCGGTCAAACCGGGCCGCAAGATGACCGGGTAGGATGCGCGGCAGGTTCTCGATCAGGCCGCCGCCCGTGATGTGCGCCATCGCCTTGACGGTGACGCCCGCGGCCTGCACCGCGCGCACGTACCGAAGATAGCTCGGATGGACGGCGAGCAGCGCGTCGCCGATCGTCCGGTCGGATCCCGCGAGCCGTTCAACCCAGCGCTCGGGTGTGAGGACGCTCCGCGCAAGCGAGTAGCCGTTCGTGTGCAGTCCGTTCGCCGGCAAGGCGATGATGGCGTCGCCTGCGCTGACAGTCGACGGGTCTGCGAGAGCATCCCGCTCCGCCGCGCCGACGATCGTGCCGGCGATGTCGAAATGCGCTTCGGCGTACACGCCCGGCATCTCGGCCGTCTCGCCGCCGAGCAGCGCCGCGCCATTTTCAGCGCACGCTTTTGCGACGCCACCGACGACGCGCGCCGCCACATCCGGATCAAGCTTGCCGACGGCATAGTAGTCGAGGAAGAACAGCGGCTGCGCGTTGACGCACAAGATGTCGTTCACGCAATGATTGACGAGATCTTGGCCGACGGTATCGTAGCGATGCAAGGCCGCCGCGATGAGCACTTTCGTGCCCACGCCGTCCGTGCTCGCGACGAGCACAGGATCGCGATAGCCGCGAAATTCGAAGCAGCCTCCGAATCCGCCGATGCCGTCCAGGATACGCGGATCCCGGCTGCGCTGCGCGATCTCGCGATAGCGTGCGACCGCCTCATTTCCGGCAGTGATGTCCACGCCTGCCGCTGCGTAACGGTCGGTCATGCGATCACGTTCGGTGGGGCCTGAGCGTCGTCATTCAGCGAGCAGCGCGCGGGAATCGCCGTTCGAGTTCGTCGGCGACGGTTTCGATACCGTGCACGAGACCATCGGTGAGGTCGCCCTGCTTGATACGCGACGACACGGCTGCCGCGACGTGGTCCCAGAATTCCTGGCCGACTTGTTGGTGAATGCCGACATCGCCCAGCACGACGAACTCGCGTCGCGTTGGCGCGACGAAGAAAAGAATGCCGTTTCGTTCGGGCGTTGCCGTCAATCCGAGTCGATCAAACGCGCGTTCCGCGGTCTTCCTCAACTCCCCCCAGAAATGCGGAGCGAGCGAGACGTGTATCGGCGCCGACGTGCGGAGCTCCGCTGCGGCTATGGCCGATTCGATGCGCTTCGTATCGATATGCCGCACCAATCTGCGGTGCACGAAATGCTTCACCATGATCCCGAAGCGCCTCCGCCGCCGCCCATGCCGCCGCCTCCCGAAAAGCCGCCGCCGCCGGAGTAGCCCCCACCGGACGACCCGCCGCCGCGTCCACCGCCGAGGATGCTGAACAACAACCACATCGCCATGGCCGGACTGCGGATGAACAGCAGGATAAAACCGATGATGATGAGCCCGATGATGATCGCCCCGATGGGGCTGAACGATGTATCGGACGATCCCGAGCCTTCGTCGCCGCCCATCGGCTGCAACGGCACGCCCTTCATCTCCGGTGCCGGGCTGCCGTCGATGAGTGCGAGGATTTGGGCGACGCCATTCGTGATCGCCGCGTCGTTGTCTCCCGCCTTGATCGAAGGCGTGATCACGTTGCGGACGATTTCGGACGCGGCCGCGTCCGTCACGGAGGATTCTAGTCCGTAGCCGACCTCGATGCGCAATTTTCGGTCTTGCGGAAAAACGAAGAGAACGAGACCGTCATCGAGCCCCTTGCGCCCGACTTTCCACGCGGTGAACGCGTTGATCGTGTAGTCCTCGAGGGCGACGTCGCCTGTGGTCGTGCCGATGTAGACCAGGACTTGG encodes:
- a CDS encoding formyltransferase family protein, which produces MNESAASRRGRKIPTAIFVSGAGTNLQHVIDLAAKEALPLDIRLVVSTARDAFAIERASRAGIPVLIAPFDRHAESRAAYGARLAADARAHRIELVLLLGWMHVLDASFVNAGFSGILNLHPAFLPDDPLADDVALPDGSVTPVFRGAHALRDALAFGARMTGATLIQITADVDRGPVLARRTCPLLPGDDENKALERLHDVEREVVAEGVSSWLTAAGYL
- a CDS encoding TPM domain-containing protein translates to MRSAFVRTCFALCAVLALCGGAPAVRAASPAPPVPARWVTDQSGFLSAQARTALDADLQAYEQRTGHQVLVYIGTTTGDVALEDYTINAFTAWKVGRKGLDDGLVLFVFPQDRKLRIEVGYGLESSVTDAAASEIVRNVITPSIKAGDNDAAITNGVAQILALIDGSPAPEMKGVPLQPMGGDEGSGSSDTSFSPIGAIIIGLIIIGFILLFIRSPAMAMWLLFSILGGGRGGGSSGGGYSGGGGFSGGGGMGGGGGASGSW
- the purM gene encoding phosphoribosylformylglycinamidine cyclo-ligase, with amino-acid sequence MTDRYAAAGVDITAGNEAVARYREIAQRSRDPRILDGIGGFGGCFEFRGYRDPVLVASTDGVGTKVLIAAALHRYDTVGQDLVNHCVNDILCVNAQPLFFLDYYAVGKLDPDVAARVVGGVAKACAENGAALLGGETAEMPGVYAEAHFDIAGTIVGAAERDALADPSTVSAGDAIIALPANGLHTNGYSLARSVLTPERWVERLAGSDRTIGDALLAVHPSYLRYVRAVQAAGVTVKAMAHITGGGLIENLPRILPGHLAARFDRSAWSLPAIVAMIAEAAELSMEDAHRTLNMGVGFCMVVAAADKAAALAAARAALKDHPVMDAAGATASVVGEIEPRHACGPAVIIA
- a CDS encoding TPM domain-containing protein encodes the protein MVKHFVHRRLVRHIDTKRIESAIAAAELRTSAPIHVSLAPHFWGELRKTAERAFDRLGLTATPERNGILFFVAPTRREFVVLGDVGIHQQVGQEFWDHVAAAVSSRIKQGDLTDGLVHGIETVADELERRFPRAAR